In one window of Deltaproteobacteria bacterium DNA:
- a CDS encoding LamG domain-containing protein → MSNPAPGTGVTGDVSGLLLGALTPDCGVQIRSTPDDASFLLVRAKDALGRGRVFENRAEPPATGEFEAEVLWEDDEGATSGAFSTGPDGSAVYANSREICIWNGPDMKVAACFLLTDVTVTASDISFAASGDTIASAAVDFWAAGFRPGMRITISGSASNNNTVTVLSISGTGNKTLTVLEDVIVTEAAGAAVTITALPYENRENGVLDVTEAINNNLKTTGNTMQLGGGNDAYTKCLLHFDGSHGATSTTDSSASAHSVTFYGNAKLSTVDKKFGASSLALDGAGDYVSMADSADWHIGTGAFSVDFWVNFNVLPGAYPNGAFVFEQRVDSLNSFSLLLRNNFLTFWIGNGSDLSANTAHFADGFTTGRWYHIAFCRDSTGKWYLFVDGKNVFAVWPGGIVNIPDFAAPLEIGRGAGGGSTYLYVNGRIDEFRWSKGVCRWTSDFTLPVNQYMTPSRSFLAFSPRPIQGAKALLSAPNNETGASVGVSAWNGNTMAALYVTDGSSGFSVDRGAISFPSTCGMARPMNFGGLFLYAYLFSLSAGSAEICRLTLDAPFQKLGDVWDGVNRTAIAFHVYTGAADKDYTLEVAEASSALYPIAADLSALATTGYVTVIFEERMAGLVFSMIAGSTNASTARPTVSFHGPASWVSLGAPRDGTILGTSMSWVSLGQSGVMAWNPPNETEEAPASLFGVNGYAYRIAFSAALSADVKIDSCFGIPAGKAPRACDFPSTYGGRLLLCGYSEGGEGGRVDFSAPSAPEVNNGELSSDGGKQALYFGGNEPLVAGIEMFNRFGNDVHSFWLGLKKTETYILTGSNPEDFAVRLVSGSIGCVSARALCAAEMGFEVNQGLGRNVAFWLSAAGPVVFDGAVLTPLCGLERFFDEDSPDFVNPDALDCAVMFYDSAHGELNLLLPLNDSTEPDFWAVFDLKKRAWFAKNPGENNHPVCAVPVSSASGVRHVYGGGRYGHVLRLEHGPTWNGTAITCELETGDLLLAGAWNRALVSKIRLWGHLLSEPANAALGVAPDCGDSFTSLGTVALNAGAGRLFRKTVSINAQGWAVRFRIAAVTSASAPGLWLEGLGLEYKVEREDS, encoded by the coding sequence GTGTCAAATCCGGCTCCCGGTACGGGCGTCACGGGCGATGTAAGCGGCCTTCTGCTTGGGGCCTTGACGCCGGACTGCGGGGTGCAGATACGCTCCACACCCGATGACGCCTCGTTTTTGCTGGTCCGCGCCAAAGACGCCCTGGGCCGTGGCCGGGTGTTCGAGAACCGGGCAGAACCGCCCGCAACAGGCGAGTTTGAGGCCGAAGTCCTCTGGGAGGACGACGAAGGAGCCACAAGCGGCGCTTTCTCAACAGGCCCGGACGGAAGCGCGGTTTACGCCAACAGCAGGGAAATCTGTATTTGGAACGGGCCGGACATGAAGGTTGCAGCCTGCTTTCTCCTGACCGACGTAACAGTCACCGCCTCGGACATCAGCTTTGCGGCGTCCGGCGACACGATAGCATCGGCTGCCGTGGATTTTTGGGCGGCAGGCTTTCGGCCCGGTATGAGGATCACCATTTCCGGGAGCGCGTCCAACAACAACACCGTGACCGTGCTTTCAATCTCCGGGACCGGCAACAAAACCCTGACTGTGCTTGAGGACGTTATCGTCACCGAAGCCGCCGGGGCCGCTGTCACCATAACGGCGCTCCCTTACGAAAACCGAGAAAACGGCGTGCTGGATGTAACCGAGGCCATCAACAACAATCTGAAAACCACCGGCAACACCATGCAGCTTGGGGGCGGCAACGACGCATACACCAAGTGCCTGCTGCATTTCGACGGAAGCCACGGGGCCACATCCACCACGGATTCGTCCGCTTCGGCCCACTCTGTAACCTTTTACGGCAACGCAAAGCTTTCAACCGTTGATAAAAAATTCGGCGCATCGAGTCTCGCCCTGGACGGCGCTGGCGATTACGTTTCAATGGCCGATTCCGCCGACTGGCATATTGGAACCGGAGCTTTCAGTGTTGATTTTTGGGTGAACTTCAACGTGCTTCCGGGCGCATACCCGAACGGGGCCTTTGTTTTCGAGCAGCGGGTTGATTCGCTGAACAGCTTTTCGCTTCTTTTGCGCAATAACTTCCTAACCTTCTGGATTGGAAACGGCTCCGATCTTTCAGCAAACACCGCTCATTTTGCCGACGGTTTCACCACGGGAAGGTGGTATCACATCGCCTTTTGCCGGGACAGCACGGGCAAGTGGTACCTTTTCGTGGACGGCAAAAACGTGTTTGCGGTCTGGCCGGGCGGGATCGTGAACATACCTGACTTTGCCGCACCGCTCGAAATCGGGCGCGGCGCGGGCGGCGGATCAACCTATCTTTACGTCAACGGCAGGATTGACGAATTCCGGTGGAGCAAGGGCGTATGCAGGTGGACCAGCGATTTCACCCTCCCGGTGAACCAGTACATGACGCCCTCCCGCAGCTTTCTTGCATTTTCTCCAAGGCCGATTCAAGGCGCAAAGGCGCTGCTGTCCGCTCCTAACAACGAAACCGGCGCAAGCGTGGGCGTTTCCGCCTGGAACGGCAACACCATGGCGGCGCTCTACGTGACGGATGGTTCATCCGGGTTTTCCGTTGACCGGGGCGCTATTTCGTTCCCTTCAACCTGCGGCATGGCCCGGCCCATGAATTTCGGCGGGCTCTTCCTCTATGCCTACCTTTTCTCGCTTTCCGCCGGGAGCGCCGAAATTTGCAGGCTCACCCTTGACGCGCCCTTCCAAAAATTGGGCGATGTTTGGGACGGCGTGAACCGCACGGCCATAGCCTTCCACGTTTACACCGGCGCGGCTGACAAGGACTACACCCTGGAAGTTGCCGAGGCTTCGAGCGCCCTTTATCCCATCGCGGCTGACCTTTCCGCCCTTGCAACCACGGGGTATGTGACCGTGATTTTCGAGGAGCGCATGGCGGGCCTTGTTTTCTCCATGATCGCGGGCAGCACAAACGCAAGCACGGCGCGGCCCACGGTTTCCTTTCACGGGCCTGCCAGTTGGGTAAGCCTTGGAGCGCCACGGGATGGGACAATACTTGGGACTTCGATGAGTTGGGTGAGTCTGGGCCAGAGCGGAGTCATGGCCTGGAACCCGCCAAATGAAACCGAGGAAGCGCCCGCAAGTCTTTTCGGAGTGAACGGCTACGCCTACAGGATCGCGTTTTCAGCGGCGCTTTCGGCGGACGTAAAAATTGACTCCTGCTTCGGCATCCCGGCTGGCAAGGCCCCAAGAGCCTGCGATTTTCCATCAACTTACGGCGGACGCCTGCTTCTTTGCGGCTACTCCGAAGGCGGCGAAGGCGGGCGCGTAGACTTCTCCGCCCCATCTGCTCCCGAAGTCAACAACGGGGAATTGAGTTCGGACGGCGGCAAACAGGCCCTTTACTTCGGGGGTAACGAACCTTTGGTCGCCGGGATAGAAATGTTCAACCGCTTCGGGAACGACGTTCACTCCTTCTGGCTGGGCCTCAAAAAGACCGAAACCTACATTTTGACCGGCAGCAACCCGGAGGATTTCGCGGTTCGGCTTGTTTCGGGCTCCATTGGCTGCGTGTCGGCGCGTGCCCTTTGCGCCGCCGAGATGGGCTTTGAGGTGAACCAGGGCCTGGGCCGGAACGTGGCTTTTTGGCTTTCAGCCGCAGGTCCTGTTGTTTTCGACGGCGCGGTGCTGACTCCTTTATGCGGACTCGAACGCTTCTTTGACGAGGATTCCCCGGACTTCGTGAACCCGGACGCTTTGGACTGCGCCGTGATGTTCTACGACTCCGCCCACGGCGAGTTGAACCTTCTGCTACCCCTTAATGATTCAACCGAGCCTGATTTCTGGGCAGTCTTTGATCTCAAAAAGCGGGCGTGGTTCGCCAAAAATCCCGGCGAGAACAACCACCCGGTGTGCGCGGTGCCGGTTTCAAGCGCTTCCGGCGTTCGCCATGTATACGGCGGCGGGCGTTACGGCCACGTTCTGCGCCTGGAACACGGCCCAACCTGGAACGGCACCGCCATTACCTGCGAGCTTGAAACAGGCGACTTGCTGCTTGCCGGGGCCTGGAACCGGGCCTTGGTGAGCAAAATCCGGCTTTGGGGACATCTTTTGAGCGAGCCCGCAAACGCGGCCCTGGGGGTCGCTCCCGATTGCGGCGACTCCTTCACAAGCCTTGGAACCGTGGCCCTAAACGCTGGCGCGGGCAGGCTTTTTCGCAAAACAGTTTCCATCAACGCCCAAGGTTGGGCCGTGCGGTTCAGGATTGCGGCTGTAACTTCGGCCTCCGCTCCCGGCCTTTGGCTTGAGGGCCTTGGCCTCGAATACAAGGTTGAACGGGAGGACTCATGA
- a CDS encoding type IV toxin-antitoxin system AbiEi family antitoxin domain-containing protein — MDEIEELKEVVMNGLSGQGPSRLDMVGHMLCKTNQGAKAILDRLIEDGKVERLPRGIYRLKMQESVF; from the coding sequence ATGGATGAGATCGAGGAATTGAAAGAGGTCGTGATGAACGGGCTTTCAGGTCAGGGGCCGTCAAGGCTCGACATGGTGGGTCATATGCTGTGCAAGACCAATCAGGGAGCAAAGGCAATTCTGGACCGCCTTATCGAGGACGGCAAAGTTGAGCGCCTCCCCAGGGGCATTTATCGGCTGAAAATGCAGGAATCTGTTTTCTGA
- a CDS encoding N4-gp56 family major capsid protein — MAKAFTWAYDALTGVYKNHKLSAKMMKVAAGEFIIAQFSKNVSEYGKGMGESITIPHYKAMAVPANNGELTEDVRIPIDTLVMGSRTLSIKEFGRGVEFTSLAQDLSVFDPEKACQKALMQQMHHCMDNASASALKSAKVCFIPTGLTSGTWDVDGTPSTVATQNINKSLLGLIRDYMVKDLHIPPYEARHYIGLFSTKALRGLKDDKGLEDWFKYLREGDVLYTGELGRVEMIRLIEVTNESALSNSVGSGGVLGEGIVFGDEALARLEIESPHLLADPNYKSDFGRRKAVAWYGKVAYGTYWDTANDGEAKIIRVCSA, encoded by the coding sequence ATGGCGAAAGCCTTTACCTGGGCGTACGACGCCCTGACAGGAGTTTACAAGAACCACAAGCTCTCCGCCAAAATGATGAAGGTGGCGGCGGGCGAGTTCATCATCGCGCAGTTTTCCAAAAACGTTTCCGAATACGGCAAGGGCATGGGCGAATCCATCACGATTCCCCATTACAAGGCCATGGCCGTGCCTGCCAACAACGGCGAGCTCACCGAAGATGTGCGCATCCCCATTGACACCCTGGTCATGGGCTCCCGCACGCTCTCAATCAAGGAATTCGGGCGCGGTGTGGAATTCACCAGCCTCGCACAGGACCTTTCCGTGTTCGACCCGGAAAAAGCCTGCCAGAAGGCCCTCATGCAGCAGATGCATCACTGCATGGACAACGCTTCGGCATCGGCGCTCAAATCCGCCAAGGTCTGCTTCATCCCCACGGGCCTCACGTCCGGCACCTGGGACGTTGACGGCACGCCTTCAACCGTCGCCACCCAGAACATAAACAAGTCGCTCCTGGGGCTCATCCGCGACTACATGGTCAAAGACCTGCACATCCCGCCCTACGAGGCGCGCCACTACATCGGCCTGTTTTCAACAAAAGCCCTTCGCGGCCTCAAGGACGACAAGGGCCTGGAGGACTGGTTCAAGTACCTGCGGGAAGGCGACGTGCTCTACACCGGCGAGCTTGGCCGGGTGGAGATGATTCGCCTCATCGAGGTCACCAACGAGTCCGCGCTTTCCAACAGCGTGGGCAGCGGCGGCGTTCTTGGCGAGGGAATCGTCTTCGGCGACGAGGCCCTTGCACGCCTTGAAATCGAATCGCCGCATCTTCTGGCGGATCCCAACTACAAGAGCGACTTCGGACGCCGCAAGGCCGTGGCGTGGTACGGCAAGGTGGCATACGGGACCTATTGGGATACCGCCAACGATGGCGAAGCGAAAATAATCCGTGTTTGTTCTGCATAG